In the genome of Photobacterium sp. TLY01, one region contains:
- a CDS encoding RimK family protein encodes MTKVLIITDNDSDWRQYFPSDRVVTVDTYLQQGAFCENKATQVINLCRDYGYMSSGYYCSLMAEARGHRVIPRVMTINDLSQPFLLSVPSDQLEKAFAHQLQSSGDQLEEKIYFGQSKVPGFEKMARRLFEHFMVPVIKVVIRRSDSHWQVDQITPFPFQDLTDPEQDLFAEALERFSNKVWRSPKPNKNARYDLALLVDPNEKMPPSDSTALHNFKKAAKRLGMRLQPITPDDLSRLGEFDGLFIRATTNIGNFTYRFAKTAEKLGLVVMDDPESIMKCTNKVFLTELLRLHKVPTPKSVVLKSFDPNWLEQAENDIGFPMVLKVPDGAFSVGVVKVKNREELLTQMDTLFARSTLILAQEFLPTDFDWRIGILNRQPLFACKYYMSRGHWQIYQHHNSGRVTSGGFETLDLKQVPKNVIDVALKAANQIGSGLYGVDLKEVNGQVVVIEVNDNPSIDHKVEDAFLGDLLYDRVMTEFLRRIQLRGF; translated from the coding sequence ATGACAAAAGTCCTCATTATTACCGACAACGACAGTGACTGGCGGCAGTACTTTCCCTCTGACAGGGTTGTCACTGTCGATACCTATTTGCAGCAGGGCGCGTTTTGTGAAAACAAAGCCACTCAGGTCATTAACCTGTGCCGCGACTACGGCTACATGAGCAGCGGTTATTACTGCTCATTGATGGCCGAAGCCCGCGGGCACAGGGTGATTCCCCGGGTGATGACGATTAATGACTTGTCTCAGCCCTTCCTGTTGTCGGTACCGTCAGACCAGCTGGAAAAAGCCTTTGCGCACCAGTTGCAGTCATCTGGGGATCAGCTCGAAGAAAAAATATACTTTGGCCAGTCCAAAGTGCCCGGCTTTGAAAAAATGGCGCGCCGCCTGTTCGAGCACTTCATGGTGCCTGTGATTAAAGTGGTGATCCGCCGCTCCGATTCGCACTGGCAGGTGGATCAGATCACGCCGTTCCCGTTTCAGGATTTAACGGATCCTGAGCAAGATTTGTTTGCCGAGGCATTGGAACGTTTTTCCAACAAGGTATGGCGATCACCCAAGCCCAATAAGAATGCGCGCTACGATCTGGCCTTGCTGGTCGATCCGAACGAAAAGATGCCGCCGTCAGACAGCACGGCACTGCACAATTTTAAGAAAGCCGCCAAGCGTCTGGGCATGCGGCTGCAGCCTATTACGCCGGATGATCTTTCCCGACTGGGCGAATTTGACGGTCTGTTCATTCGTGCCACCACCAATATCGGTAACTTCACTTACCGTTTTGCCAAAACGGCGGAGAAGCTGGGCCTAGTCGTGATGGACGATCCGGAATCCATCATGAAATGCACCAATAAGGTGTTTCTCACCGAATTGCTGCGGTTGCACAAAGTCCCGACCCCGAAGAGTGTGGTGCTGAAAAGCTTCGATCCGAACTGGCTTGAGCAGGCCGAAAATGACATAGGTTTTCCTATGGTGCTGAAAGTGCCGGACGGTGCATTTTCCGTCGGTGTGGTCAAAGTCAAAAACCGGGAAGAACTGCTGACCCAAATGGATACCCTGTTTGCACGCAGTACACTGATTCTGGCGCAGGAATTTCTGCCGACCGATTTTGACTGGCGAATTGGTATTCTCAACCGTCAGCCACTGTTTGCCTGCAAATACTATATGAGCCGTGGCCACTGGCAGATATACCAGCACCACAACAGCGGCCGGGTCACCTCGGGCGGCTTTGAAACCCTGGATTTAAAACAGGTGCCGAAGAACGTGATTGATGTCGCGCTCAAAGCGGCCAACCAGATTGGCTCCGGCTTGTACGGCGTCGATCTGAAGGAAGTCAATGGTCAGGTGGTGGTGATTGAAGTGAACGACAATCCGAGCATCGATCATAAAGTCGAAGATGCCTTCCTCGGCGATCTGCTCTACGACCGGGTGATGACAGAATTTCTGCGCCGCATTCAGCTGCGTGGATTTTGA
- the cyaB gene encoding class IV adenylate cyclase — MMTDHFTGQFEVELKFRVSSHQPLIQQLQARHAECFVEKNQETDYFYECKDSRLATAGISMSVRVMSPSGIQLWIVKGPAPDKCEAVNITSANTTRNMLETLGYTHQQTLEKTRSIYFLGDFHITLDTIAGLGDFAEIAVMTDDSQLLSSLRQQCLELAASFGLQTSQLVDRSYRELLNN, encoded by the coding sequence ATGATGACAGATCACTTTACCGGCCAATTCGAAGTAGAGCTTAAATTTCGCGTTTCATCACACCAGCCACTGATTCAGCAACTTCAGGCACGTCACGCCGAATGTTTTGTCGAGAAGAATCAGGAAACCGATTACTTCTATGAATGTAAAGACAGTCGTCTGGCAACGGCCGGGATCAGTATGAGTGTGCGTGTGATGTCCCCGTCGGGCATTCAGCTGTGGATCGTCAAAGGCCCGGCACCAGACAAGTGCGAAGCCGTCAATATCACCTCTGCCAACACAACCCGTAACATGCTTGAGACATTGGGCTATACCCATCAGCAAACACTCGAGAAAACACGCAGCATTTATTTTCTGGGTGATTTCCACATCACGCTGGATACGATAGCCGGTCTTGGCGACTTTGCAGAAATAGCCGTCATGACAGATGACAGCCAGTTACTATCGTCACTGAGGCAGCAATGTCTGGAATTGGCGGCATCTTTTGGCTTACAAACCAGTCAATTGGTCGATCGCTCGTATCGAGAGTTGCTGAACAACTGA
- a CDS encoding neutral zinc metallopeptidase, producing MRWRKTKQSTNIDDRRGQGPANSGMAVAGLLRFLPFLLKTKVGKLILVVGGIYLAYQYFTGGAGMMDVQPGSAPGSGTMQQQEGAQTGGLPASDEDAQFVAAILGTTETVWSKLLDGQYPEPQLVLYNNITQTGCGMGQAQSGPFYCPADSKVYLDLSFMDELKKLGAPGDFAFAYVIAHEVGHHVQNVLGTNKQVAQMQQQASETDANRLSVMLELQADCYAGVWGYYVHNDMQLLEPGDIEEGLKAASSVGDDRLQEMAGQAVQPDAFTHGTSEQRASWFRKGFESGNPKDCDTFQNLQ from the coding sequence ATGCGCTGGCGCAAGACCAAACAAAGTACCAACATTGATGACAGACGCGGTCAGGGGCCAGCTAACTCCGGGATGGCGGTTGCGGGATTGCTGCGTTTTCTCCCTTTTTTGCTCAAAACCAAAGTGGGGAAACTGATTCTGGTCGTGGGCGGGATCTACCTGGCTTACCAGTATTTTACCGGCGGGGCCGGCATGATGGATGTGCAGCCCGGTTCCGCTCCTGGTTCAGGAACCATGCAGCAACAGGAAGGCGCACAAACCGGTGGCTTACCAGCCAGTGACGAAGACGCCCAGTTTGTTGCGGCGATTCTGGGCACCACTGAAACTGTCTGGAGCAAACTGCTCGACGGCCAGTATCCCGAACCCCAACTGGTGCTGTACAACAATATCACCCAGACCGGCTGTGGCATGGGTCAGGCGCAGTCCGGGCCATTTTATTGTCCGGCAGATAGCAAGGTTTATCTGGATCTCAGCTTCATGGATGAGCTGAAAAAATTGGGGGCACCCGGCGATTTCGCGTTTGCCTATGTCATCGCGCACGAGGTAGGTCATCATGTGCAAAATGTGCTGGGTACCAACAAGCAGGTCGCCCAGATGCAACAGCAAGCCAGCGAGACCGATGCCAATCGCCTGAGCGTGATGCTTGAACTTCAGGCCGACTGCTACGCCGGGGTTTGGGGCTATTATGTGCACAATGACATGCAACTGCTCGAGCCGGGCGATATTGAGGAGGGACTGAAAGCCGCCAGTTCCGTCGGTGACGACAGGCTGCAGGAAATGGCAGGTCAGGCCGTACAGCCAGACGCCTTTACCCATGGGACGTCTGAGCAGCGGGCCAGCTGGTTTCGCAAAGGGTTCGAATCTGGCAATCCTAAAGACTGCGACACCTTCCAGAACCTGCAATAA
- the pgi gene encoding glucose-6-phosphate isomerase codes for MLKNINPTQTTAWQALTAHFEQAQDFQLSELFAKDASRFETFSAAFGNDILLDYSKNLITEDTLAKLFDLAEQTELKTAIAAMFSGEKINRTEDRAVLHVALRNRSNTPVLVDGEDVMPHVNAVLAKMKQFSDRIISGDWKGYTGEAITDVVNIGIGGSDLGPYMVSEALAPYKTRLNLHFVSNVDGTHIAETLKGLNPATTLFLVASKTFTTQETMTNAHSARDWFLAEAQDQAHVAKHFAALSTNADAVSAFGIDTANMFEFWDWVGGRYSLWSAIGLSICLAVGYERFEELLAGAHAMDQHFAQAPLSENLPVILALIGLWYNNFFGAESEAILPYDQYMHRFAAYFQQGNMESNGKYVDRGGNPVDYQTGPIIWGEPGTNGQHAFYQLIHQGTKLIPCDFIAPAISHNQLGDHHPKLMANFFAQTEALAFGKTRAQVEAEFAAAGKTPEEAAELVPFKVFEGNRPTNSILVKQVTPYTLGALIAMYEHKIFTQGVIWNIYSFDQWGVELGKQLANQILPELADNAPVSSHDSSTNGLINTFKQWRQ; via the coding sequence ATGTTGAAAAACATTAACCCCACGCAAACAACTGCCTGGCAGGCACTGACTGCCCATTTTGAACAGGCGCAGGATTTTCAGCTCAGCGAGCTGTTTGCTAAAGACGCATCACGTTTCGAGACGTTTTCCGCGGCGTTCGGCAACGATATCCTGCTGGATTATTCAAAGAACCTGATCACGGAAGACACGCTGGCGAAGTTGTTTGATCTGGCCGAACAGACAGAGCTGAAAACCGCCATCGCCGCGATGTTCAGCGGTGAGAAAATTAACCGCACAGAAGATCGCGCCGTACTGCACGTTGCGCTGCGTAACCGCAGCAATACACCTGTGCTGGTGGACGGCGAAGACGTGATGCCGCATGTGAACGCCGTGCTGGCAAAAATGAAGCAGTTCTCCGACCGTATCATCAGCGGCGACTGGAAAGGATACACAGGCGAAGCGATTACCGATGTGGTTAATATCGGCATCGGTGGTTCTGATCTGGGGCCTTATATGGTGTCGGAAGCACTGGCGCCGTACAAAACCCGTCTTAACCTGCATTTTGTTTCTAACGTGGACGGCACTCATATTGCCGAAACCCTCAAGGGGCTGAACCCGGCAACGACCCTGTTCCTGGTGGCGTCAAAAACCTTCACCACTCAGGAAACCATGACCAACGCCCATTCGGCGCGTGACTGGTTCCTGGCTGAAGCTCAAGATCAGGCGCATGTGGCGAAGCACTTCGCGGCCCTGTCGACCAATGCTGATGCGGTGTCTGCCTTTGGTATTGATACCGCCAATATGTTCGAATTCTGGGACTGGGTCGGCGGCCGTTATTCTCTGTGGTCAGCGATTGGTTTGTCTATCTGCCTGGCTGTGGGTTACGAGCGTTTCGAAGAGCTGCTGGCCGGTGCCCATGCGATGGATCAGCATTTTGCTCAAGCGCCGCTGAGCGAGAACCTGCCGGTCATTCTGGCGTTGATTGGCCTGTGGTATAACAACTTCTTCGGTGCCGAATCCGAAGCCATTCTGCCTTACGATCAGTACATGCACCGTTTTGCGGCGTACTTCCAGCAAGGCAACATGGAATCGAACGGTAAGTATGTCGACCGTGGCGGTAATCCTGTGGATTATCAGACCGGTCCGATTATCTGGGGTGAGCCGGGCACCAACGGCCAGCACGCGTTTTATCAGTTGATCCATCAGGGCACGAAGCTGATCCCATGTGACTTTATTGCCCCGGCAATCAGCCACAATCAGCTGGGTGACCACCACCCGAAACTGATGGCAAACTTCTTTGCCCAGACTGAAGCGCTGGCATTTGGTAAAACCCGCGCGCAGGTTGAAGCCGAGTTCGCCGCGGCAGGTAAAACACCGGAAGAAGCCGCAGAGCTGGTGCCTTTCAAAGTGTTCGAGGGGAACCGTCCGACCAACTCCATTCTGGTCAAGCAAGTCACGCCGTATACTCTGGGCGCACTGATTGCGATGTATGAGCATAAGATCTTCACCCAGGGCGTGATTTGGAATATCTACAGCTTTGATCAGTGGGGCGTTGAGCTGGGTAAACAGCTGGCCAATCAAATTCTGCCGGAGCTGGCAGACAATGCACCAGTGAGCAGCCATGACAGTTCGACCAATGGCCTGATCAATACCTTCAAGCAATGGCGTCAGTAA
- a CDS encoding cold-shock protein: MSKLTGTVKWFNDDKGFGFISAADGKDVFVHFSAIQAQGRRTLREGQNVEFIVTDGQKGPQASEVVALS; encoded by the coding sequence ATGAGCAAACTGACAGGAACCGTTAAATGGTTCAACGATGATAAAGGTTTTGGTTTTATCTCTGCTGCTGATGGCAAAGATGTTTTTGTTCACTTCAGCGCCATCCAGGCTCAGGGTCGCCGTACTCTGAGAGAAGGCCAAAACGTTGAGTTTATCGTTACAGACGGCCAGAAAGGCCCACAAGCCAGCGAAGTGGTCGCCCTGTCTTAA
- a CDS encoding DUF3597 domain-containing protein, producing MGLFNDILHKLGFGNKSSQTPKPSSNVTFAPDETPAPASPAEPSVPAMETVDVVAKLEAMASSHPEALNWKTSIVDLLKLLGLDSSLSARKELATELGCPADKMADSAQMNMWLHKTVLQKLADNGGNVPDELL from the coding sequence ATGGGTTTGTTCAACGATATTCTTCACAAGCTGGGCTTTGGCAACAAGTCGTCCCAGACACCGAAGCCATCTTCGAATGTGACATTTGCCCCCGACGAAACACCCGCACCCGCGTCTCCGGCTGAGCCATCCGTTCCGGCCATGGAAACTGTCGATGTGGTCGCCAAACTGGAAGCGATGGCGAGCAGCCATCCGGAAGCACTGAACTGGAAAACCTCAATTGTCGATCTGCTCAAACTGCTGGGTCTCGACAGCAGCCTGTCGGCCCGCAAAGAACTGGCGACTGAGCTGGGCTGTCCTGCAGACAAAATGGCCGACTCCGCCCAAATGAATATGTGGCTGCATAAAACCGTGCTGCAGAAACTGGCCGACAACGGCGGGAACGTGCCGGATGAATTGCTGTAA
- a CDS encoding GNAT family N-acetyltransferase/peptidase C39 family protein — MIVRIAQLYDLDSLNALEAQLFDGDRISPRQMRRFIKSPQSVLYVAEDEGRIAGYGLVLFHRGTQLARLYSLAVDPVYRGRHIAQQLLSACEAAALENGFNTLRLEVRNDNVAARNLYEKCGYKPLKILIHYYDDLADGVRMQKRLSPMEAKHLLPLPLYVQTTPFTCGPACLMMSLSYLDAEFQPSRQLEMQLWREATTIFMASGHGGCSGQGLALAAYRRGCKVELWAQSLSTPFIDSVRDPKKKDIIELVHQDFCQQLDEAGVPVVDAMPAVSQIEEWLKQGCCLLMLISTYRFNGCKEPHWIVLSGVSEQFFFFHDPFAEDKADSSHRAHIPLNKAGLSQILGFGRQKQTACVVIKPE; from the coding sequence ATGATAGTCCGTATTGCACAGCTTTATGATCTAGATAGTTTAAATGCTCTGGAGGCTCAGCTTTTTGACGGGGATCGAATTTCACCTCGTCAGATGCGGCGGTTTATTAAATCACCCCAGAGCGTGCTGTATGTCGCGGAAGATGAAGGCCGTATCGCTGGCTATGGATTGGTGTTATTTCACCGGGGTACCCAGCTGGCGCGGTTGTATTCCCTTGCCGTCGATCCCGTTTATCGAGGCAGACACATTGCTCAGCAGTTATTGTCTGCCTGTGAAGCGGCGGCGCTGGAAAACGGTTTCAATACATTAAGGCTGGAAGTGCGTAATGACAATGTCGCGGCGCGAAATCTTTATGAAAAATGCGGTTATAAACCATTAAAAATTTTAATCCATTATTACGATGATCTGGCCGATGGCGTCAGGATGCAAAAACGTCTGAGCCCTATGGAAGCGAAGCATTTGCTACCGCTTCCTTTGTATGTGCAAACCACGCCATTCACCTGTGGCCCGGCATGTTTAATGATGAGTCTGTCTTATCTGGATGCTGAATTTCAGCCCAGTCGCCAGCTGGAAATGCAACTGTGGCGCGAAGCCACCACCATCTTCATGGCATCGGGCCACGGCGGGTGCAGCGGGCAGGGCCTGGCGCTGGCGGCATACAGACGCGGATGCAAGGTGGAATTGTGGGCGCAGTCACTCTCCACACCTTTTATCGACAGTGTGCGCGATCCTAAGAAAAAGGACATCATTGAGCTGGTCCATCAGGATTTTTGCCAGCAGCTGGATGAGGCAGGTGTACCTGTGGTGGATGCCATGCCGGCGGTCAGTCAGATTGAAGAGTGGCTGAAACAGGGCTGCTGCCTGCTGATGCTGATCAGTACCTACCGTTTTAACGGCTGTAAAGAGCCGCACTGGATTGTGCTGAGCGGCGTCAGCGAGCAATTCTTTTTCTTTCATGATCCCTTTGCCGAAGACAAGGCCGACAGCAGCCATCGTGCGCATATTCCGCTCAATAAAGCCGGGCTGAGCCAGATCCTCGGTTTTGGCCGCCAGAAACAGACGGCCTGTGTGGTGATTAAACCTGAGTAA
- the zur gene encoding zinc uptake transcriptional repressor Zur: protein MANHMQLLNQAQTLCDKRGVRLTPQRQKVLELIVERQSSISAYELLDLLRETEPQAKPPTVYRALDFLLAQGFVHKVESTNSYIACNLLDHASHCSQLLICDECSHVEECHDDELAKMLKLKAQQQGFQISHHVVESHGVCQACQHKK, encoded by the coding sequence ATGGCAAATCATATGCAACTGCTGAATCAGGCCCAAACACTCTGTGATAAACGTGGAGTCCGGCTGACCCCGCAACGCCAGAAAGTACTGGAGCTGATTGTTGAGCGTCAGAGTTCTATCAGTGCCTACGAGCTGCTTGATTTGCTTCGGGAAACTGAACCTCAGGCCAAGCCTCCCACTGTGTATCGCGCACTCGATTTTTTGCTGGCCCAGGGCTTTGTCCATAAGGTCGAGTCCACAAACAGCTATATCGCCTGCAATCTGCTGGATCATGCCTCTCATTGTTCACAGCTGTTAATTTGCGATGAATGCAGTCATGTGGAGGAATGTCACGACGATGAACTGGCTAAAATGCTAAAACTAAAGGCACAACAACAAGGCTTTCAGATTTCTCACCATGTGGTGGAAAGCCACGGTGTGTGCCAAGCATGCCAACATAAGAAGTAG
- a CDS encoding NADPH-dependent FMN reductase → MKLSIISGSHRQESYSAKAATYLQHLAYSEGFREVDVFDLSVLDFPLWNDGVWRGSEEWSEWRQLADDLKTSDAIVLITPEWHGMATPALKNFLLLCTSAELGHKPVLLASVSASVNGVYPISELRMTGSKNNHACFIPDHLIFRDCETLLSADKAVSDERFHARATYTVQSLAAYARALGPVREALQQGMKDFPFGM, encoded by the coding sequence ATGAAACTCAGCATTATTTCAGGCAGTCACCGTCAAGAGTCATACAGTGCGAAAGCAGCAACATATCTGCAGCACCTTGCTTACAGTGAAGGGTTCCGGGAGGTCGATGTGTTCGATCTGAGCGTCCTTGATTTTCCACTGTGGAATGACGGCGTCTGGCGTGGTAGCGAGGAATGGAGCGAATGGAGGCAGCTCGCCGACGATCTGAAAACATCGGATGCCATCGTACTGATCACGCCTGAATGGCATGGCATGGCAACCCCTGCGCTGAAGAATTTCCTGTTGCTGTGCACCTCGGCTGAACTGGGCCATAAACCCGTGCTGCTGGCCAGTGTTTCAGCCAGCGTGAACGGGGTCTACCCCATCAGTGAGCTGCGCATGACGGGGAGTAAAAATAACCACGCCTGTTTTATTCCGGATCATCTGATCTTCCGCGATTGCGAAACCCTGCTGTCTGCCGACAAGGCCGTCAGTGATGAGCGCTTCCACGCCCGGGCGACATATACTGTTCAATCCCTGGCGGCCTATGCCAGAGCCTTAGGCCCGGTACGGGAAGCGCTGCAACAGGGGATGAAAGATTTCCCGTTCGGCATGTAA
- a CDS encoding S8 family peptidase yields the protein MLKTMLGCCITSALVFTSAALQADDSLAAVSAESQAQLITAAPEKAVANQYIVVFKEPAYIANDVAARTEFVARTVESISTLHAVKAQRVFDSALSGFVAELTTEQLNALRQDNQVDYIEQDQVISLDPVFPEAFDAQQSNATWGLDRVDQRNLPLDGHFVTQYNGAGVTAYVIDTGVTTTHAEFGGRARSGYDFVDNDSNATDCNGHGTHVAGTIGGTRYGVAKNVSLVGVRVLSCNGSGTTSGVIAGVDWVKQNASGPSVANMSLGGGISTALDSAINSAVNSGVSFMLAAGNENQDACNVSPARVANGVTVGSTTSSDQRSSFSNWGSCVDIFAPGSSITSAWYDGSYKTISGTSMATPHVAGIGALYLDEYPNLTPAQLSQLLAQRGTTGKVSDPRNSLNLLAYSGTDNGGGDPGTPSDGKLENGQVLSGLSGTSGSEQHYYIDVPAGRTLTVRTSGGTGDADLYVRFGQKATKSSWDCRPYRAGNGETCTITPTQTGRYHIMLNGYNAYSGLSLQASF from the coding sequence ATGTTAAAGACAATGCTAGGTTGCTGTATCACGTCTGCGCTGGTATTCACCAGTGCCGCCCTGCAGGCTGACGACTCACTGGCTGCAGTCAGTGCAGAGTCTCAGGCTCAGCTGATCACCGCGGCGCCTGAAAAGGCCGTCGCCAATCAGTATATTGTGGTGTTCAAAGAACCGGCGTACATCGCCAATGATGTCGCCGCGCGTACCGAGTTTGTGGCCCGCACGGTCGAGTCGATCAGCACGCTTCATGCCGTAAAGGCACAAAGGGTGTTTGATTCAGCCCTGAGCGGCTTTGTCGCTGAGCTGACGACAGAGCAACTCAATGCACTCCGCCAGGACAATCAGGTCGACTACATCGAGCAGGATCAGGTGATTTCACTCGATCCGGTTTTCCCTGAGGCCTTTGATGCCCAGCAGAGCAATGCCACCTGGGGATTGGATCGCGTGGATCAGCGTAACCTGCCGCTGGACGGTCATTTTGTCACCCAGTATAACGGCGCCGGTGTGACGGCGTACGTCATTGATACCGGTGTCACCACCACTCATGCCGAATTCGGTGGTCGTGCCCGTTCCGGTTACGATTTTGTCGATAATGACAGCAATGCCACCGACTGTAATGGCCACGGTACGCATGTGGCCGGCACCATTGGCGGCACGCGCTACGGTGTGGCGAAGAACGTCAGCCTGGTCGGGGTGCGGGTACTGAGTTGTAATGGCTCGGGCACCACCTCCGGAGTGATTGCCGGGGTGGACTGGGTGAAACAGAACGCCTCAGGGCCTTCTGTGGCGAATATGAGTCTGGGCGGCGGCATTTCGACCGCGCTGGACAGCGCCATCAACAGCGCGGTCAATTCAGGTGTCAGCTTCATGCTGGCGGCGGGCAATGAAAACCAGGATGCCTGTAATGTCTCACCCGCCCGGGTGGCAAACGGCGTCACTGTCGGTTCGACAACCAGTTCAGATCAGCGCTCCAGCTTTTCCAACTGGGGCAGCTGTGTCGACATTTTTGCCCCGGGATCGTCCATTACCTCCGCCTGGTATGACGGCAGTTACAAAACCATCAGCGGAACGTCCATGGCGACACCGCACGTGGCCGGTATCGGCGCGTTGTATCTGGATGAATACCCAAACCTGACTCCCGCTCAGCTCAGTCAGTTACTGGCGCAGCGCGGCACGACAGGCAAAGTGAGCGATCCGCGTAACAGCCTCAATCTGCTGGCTTACAGCGGCACAGACAATGGCGGTGGCGATCCGGGCACCCCGTCAGACGGCAAACTGGAAAACGGTCAGGTGCTCAGTGGCCTGAGCGGGACGTCCGGCAGTGAGCAGCATTACTACATTGATGTACCAGCAGGACGTACCCTGACGGTTCGCACCTCTGGCGGAACAGGGGATGCCGATCTGTATGTCCGCTTCGGGCAGAAAGCCACTAAATCCAGCTGGGATTGCCGGCCTTACCGCGCGGGTAACGGTGAAACCTGTACCATCACACCCACGCAGACGGGGCGGTATCACATCATGCTCAACGGCTATAACGCTTATAGCGGCTTGTCTTTACAAGCGAGCTTCTAA
- a CDS encoding chemotaxis protein CheX: MRAEFVNPFLASLLNVLKTMASMELAPQKPLLKKDEVARGDVSGLIGMIGPQTRGSMSITFDEGLALEIMQRMLGERPNGINDEVTDMVGEITNMVTGGAKRMLSEKGYDFEMATPAVVSGRGHTITHKSEGAIIIMPFESEYGKAFIEISFDR; this comes from the coding sequence ATGCGAGCAGAATTTGTAAACCCGTTTCTGGCCTCTCTGCTGAATGTGCTCAAGACCATGGCGTCAATGGAGCTGGCCCCGCAAAAACCTCTGCTGAAAAAAGATGAAGTCGCCCGCGGTGATGTCTCCGGCCTGATTGGTATGATCGGCCCGCAGACCAGAGGCTCGATGTCCATTACCTTTGATGAAGGCCTGGCGCTGGAAATCATGCAACGCATGCTGGGCGAGCGGCCCAATGGCATCAATGATGAAGTCACCGATATGGTTGGCGAGATCACCAATATGGTCACCGGTGGCGCGAAACGTATGCTGTCTGAGAAAGGCTATGATTTTGAAATGGCCACGCCCGCTGTTGTGTCAGGCCGCGGCCACACCATCACGCACAAGAGCGAAGGGGCGATCATCATCATGCCGTTTGAATCTGAATACGGCAAAGCTTTCATCGAAATCAGCTTCGACCGCTAA